Genomic DNA from Candidatus Eisenbacteria bacterium:
GCGTCGAGCCAGGAAGGGGGTGAGCCAGCAGGTCTTAACAGGCCATGGGCGGCCTGTTCCGCGAGATGGTCGGCGAACAGCTCCAGGAGCTTGACCGCCCCCCGCCACTCCTTCCCCGTGATTCGAGGTGTCGCTTCGTAAGCACGCTGGACCTCTGCGAGCCTGACTGCGGCCCCCCAGCGGTTCAGGCGTCGTCCCACAGATGCCAATGTCGCATCGTCGGGCAGGCGCCGCAGGACGTGACCGGCAAGAAGGGTGGCCACATGGGTCCCGCCTACCAGGACCGGCGCGGCAGCGATGGCGATTCGCGCGAAACAGCGCTGCTGGCACATCGACCGAGTCGCCCCGGCACGCCGGCACGCAGCGAGCTCCATCTTGACGCAGTAGGCGGTTCCCCGCGGCGTGCTCGACACCAGCGCACAGGCCGGGGTGCACGCCGCCGCGCTCAGGACATGGGTTCCCTCGGGTGGGTTGGGAGCCAGCTTGACCCACAGATGCGTTGCTTGGCGGAAGCTGTTCTCGAACTCCTCGAGAGCTTCCGAGCGAAACAACGCCGACAGCCCGGGCGCTTCCATCGCACGGGAAGA
This window encodes:
- a CDS encoding helix-turn-helix domain-containing protein, translating into MFRSEALEEFENSFRQATHLWVKLAPNPPEGTHVLSAAACTPACALVSSTPRGTAYCVKMELAACRRAGATRSMCQQRCFARIAIAAAPVLVGGTHVATLLAGHVLRRLPDDATLASVGRRLNRWGAAVRLAEVQRAYEATPRITGKEWRGAVKLLELFADHLAEQAAHGLLRPAGSPPSWLDAAQHFVRQHHDERITMRDAARQVNLSRYHFCKMFRRFTGQTFTEYITRVRLQKAKELLRSSQLRVVEVVDLAGFGSVPQFNSVFRRYVGRSPTAYRRDLASATPGSPAPSPPRSSRPPRNLREGIPNRRVAPAPGGGRK